The Ferroacidibacillus organovorans nucleotide sequence TAGCGCGCGCGAGTTTGAGCGCATCGCAATGACCATTCACGAGACGTTTGAACGATCCGCCGATCTTGAGTGGACGGTTGAGGCAAACCCTGGGACGACGACCCCGGAGATTCTGCGCGCCATGAAAGAGATGGGCGTCAACCGCGTATCGATTGGCACACAGACGTTTAACGAGACGCTCCTCCTGTCCATCGGTCGACTGCACTCACCAGAGCAAACGCGCGCCAGTGTGGAGCAGGCGTTTGCGGCGGGGATTGACCGGGTGAGCCTCGATCTCATGTTGGGGTTGCCCGATCAGACACTCGATGATGTGGATGACGCACTAACCCAAGTGCTTGCGGCGGGCGTCTCGCACGTGTCCGCCTACGGTCTCAAAGTGGAAGAAAACACGCCTTTTTTTTCGTGGGAGAAAAAAGGGCTTCTGCATCTTCCAGATGAGGACCTACAGGTGGCCATGTATGAGCGTGTGCGCGAACGTCTGCTTGACGCAGGTTTTTTACACTATGAAGTGAGCAATTACGCGCGCCCCGGTGCAGAATCCCGCCACAACCTGACCTATTGGCGCAACCGTCCCTATTTTGCGGCGGGCGCCGGCGCGCACGGATACACAGGCAAGATGCGCTACGAGAATATTCGCGCGCTTGGAGCGTATCACGAGGCGCGTCTGCGTAGTGAGAGACCGGTTGAAAACGAATATCCAGTGTCCCGGCAAGAGGCGATGGAAAATGAGATGATGCTCGGGTTGCGCCTTGCAGAAGGTGTCTCTGACCGCGATTTTTTTGCTCGCTATCAAACATCGATTGAGCAGGTGTTCAAAGGGGTGTGCGAACGCCTTTTGAAGCTTGGCCTTTTGACGCACCGTGACGGAATTTGGCGAGTTCCTGAACAGCATGTGGAGGTTGCAAACGAGATTTACGCAGAATTTGTCGGGGTTCACACTTAAGACGTTTAATTCATCGCGTAAAACAGTTGACAGCAGGAAGGCCAGTTTGATACATTTTGGGTGTTGTTAGCACTCGATGATCGAGAGTGCTAACAAGCTGGATCGCATGCGTTGGA carries:
- the hemW gene encoding radical SAM family heme chaperone HemW; protein product: MTEAITSLYIHIPFCASKCFYCDFNSYVASESVRAQYVDDLVGELKELKRWYSPNHSAKPLQTIYIGGGTPTMLSAREFERIAMTIHETFERSADLEWTVEANPGTTTPEILRAMKEMGVNRVSIGTQTFNETLLLSIGRLHSPEQTRASVEQAFAAGIDRVSLDLMLGLPDQTLDDVDDALTQVLAAGVSHVSAYGLKVEENTPFFSWEKKGLLHLPDEDLQVAMYERVRERLLDAGFLHYEVSNYARPGAESRHNLTYWRNRPYFAAGAGAHGYTGKMRYENIRALGAYHEARLRSERPVENEYPVSRQEAMENEMMLGLRLAEGVSDRDFFARYQTSIEQVFKGVCERLLKLGLLTHRDGIWRVPEQHVEVANEIYAEFVGVHT